A window from Lachnoanaerobaculum umeaense encodes these proteins:
- a CDS encoding metallophosphoesterase family protein, which produces MIERLLCMSEETLRIMIATDLHYLSKKINDGGEAFANTIAKGDGKVMMYIEEIIEAFCDEVRKRRPDVLILLGDLSFNGEKISHIELSKKLEKIVETGISVYLIPGNHDINYERCFGFCDNEIYKVDSVNAEEFREIYAACGYKQMDYFDKYSGSYASKLTDDLYLLMLDTNSYFSNYLCEESFDWLERVLEEISKKGANILAVSHQNLLEQNFMFTEGFMIKNAERIEEIYGKYNVKLNLSGHMHIQHIEKNIVSEIVTSSLAVSPNHFANIIYDGNSFEYWTECLNVDTVEDFVSISKQEFEGVGSRQLTKLFNTHTFENEDEADKNKMGRAFIKMNESYFAGEIFDAEGFEEGIRLWEEQPECFTSLYIKSILDSVFKEQNKFKIEL; this is translated from the coding sequence AGAAGCCTTTGCAAATACTATAGCAAAGGGTGACGGTAAGGTAATGATGTATATCGAAGAAATAATAGAGGCATTCTGTGATGAGGTAAGAAAAAGAAGGCCTGATGTACTTATTCTACTTGGAGATTTAAGCTTTAACGGAGAGAAGATAAGCCATATAGAGCTGTCAAAAAAGCTTGAGAAAATTGTAGAAACAGGTATATCGGTATATCTGATACCCGGTAATCATGATATAAATTATGAAAGATGCTTTGGATTTTGTGACAATGAAATATATAAGGTTGATAGTGTGAATGCTGAGGAATTTAGGGAGATATATGCCGCCTGCGGATATAAACAGATGGATTACTTCGATAAATATTCAGGTAGTTATGCCTCTAAGCTTACAGATGATTTATATTTGCTTATGCTTGATACCAATTCCTACTTTTCAAATTATCTTTGTGAGGAAAGTTTTGATTGGCTTGAAAGGGTACTTGAAGAGATATCAAAAAAGGGTGCGAACATACTTGCAGTAAGCCATCAAAATCTCTTGGAACAAAATTTTATGTTTACTGAAGGCTTTATGATAAAGAATGCTGAAAGAATAGAAGAAATATATGGGAAGTATAATGTTAAGCTTAATTTGAGTGGACATATGCATATACAGCATATTGAAAAAAATATTGTTTCAGAAATAGTTACATCATCACTGGCAGTTTCACCGAATCATTTTGCTAATATTATTTATGATGGTAATTCATTTGAATATTGGACTGAATGTCTTAATGTAGATACTGTAGAAGATTTTGTTTCCATAAGTAAACAGGAATTTGAAGGTGTGGGAAGTAGACAGCTTACAAAGTTATTTAATACTCATACATTTGAAAATGAGGATGAAGCTGATAAGAACAAGATGGGTAGAGCTTTTATAAAAATGAATGAGAGCTATTTTGCCGGAGAGATTTTTGATGCAGAGGGATTTGAAGAAGGCATAAGGCTTTGGGAAGAGCAGCCGGAGTGCTTCACTTCTCTTTATATAAAGAGTATACTTGACTCCGTGTTTAAGGAACAAAATAAATTTAAAATAGAATTATAA
- a CDS encoding sulfurtransferase TusA family protein, with product MVDARGCSCPEPVIMIKKALSSKESRYEMMVDSKNALENVTRFVKGEGYDVVVTEENGEYKLVITK from the coding sequence ATGGTAGATGCAAGAGGATGCTCATGTCCTGAGCCTGTGATAATGATAAAAAAAGCACTTTCAAGTAAAGAGAGCAGATATGAAATGATGGTTGACAGCAAGAATGCTTTGGAGAATGTCACAAGATTTGTAAAAGGTGAGGGCTATGATGTAGTTGTGACTGAGGAAAATGGAGAGTATAAGTTGGTGATCACAAAATGA
- a CDS encoding selenium metabolism-associated LysR family transcriptional regulator produces MEFRQLEAFVATAELKSFSQAAKYLYLSQSTISSHVQNLEDDLGKKLLLRTTKSITLTPEGESFLAYARKIVETKDQAILSLQQSSKSLLHLGASSIPSAYLLPEIIAKFREKNPNIHFSIWQGGSEEIAELLLNGSVDIAFTGKDVHSPLCESVKLCPDHLMLVTPATEEYKKLQASNPKISDMLKYPMILRSNGSGTQFIANKLLEGLGIKKRDLNVITQTNDLEAIKQMIVHGVGISICSKFSIQNLLDNNKIIAYPLENAHMRYFSLHYMTAKKTQPEIKFFLEFVNNVIK; encoded by the coding sequence ATGGAATTTAGACAACTGGAAGCATTTGTTGCCACAGCAGAATTAAAGAGTTTTTCACAGGCTGCAAAATATCTATACTTATCACAGTCAACTATAAGCTCTCATGTTCAAAATCTGGAAGATGACCTTGGAAAAAAGCTGCTTTTACGCACAACCAAATCCATCACTCTTACACCTGAGGGTGAATCCTTCCTTGCATACGCCAGAAAGATAGTGGAGACCAAAGATCAGGCCATACTTTCACTACAGCAGTCATCAAAAAGCCTACTACATTTAGGTGCATCTTCAATACCTTCAGCCTATCTCTTACCTGAAATCATAGCAAAGTTTAGAGAGAAAAATCCTAATATACATTTTAGCATTTGGCAGGGTGGTAGTGAGGAAATTGCAGAGCTTCTACTAAATGGTAGTGTAGATATAGCCTTTACCGGAAAGGATGTACATTCCCCTTTATGTGAGAGTGTCAAATTATGTCCTGACCATCTTATGCTTGTTACACCTGCTACAGAGGAATACAAAAAGTTACAGGCAAGCAATCCTAAGATATCTGATATGTTAAAGTATCCTATGATCTTAAGATCAAACGGCTCAGGAACACAGTTCATAGCAAACAAATTGCTTGAAGGTCTTGGCATAAAAAAGCGTGATCTAAATGTCATCACACAGACAAATGATTTGGAAGCTATAAAACAAATGATAGTTCATGGTGTTGGTATAAGTATTTGTTCAAAATTTTCGATACAAAACTTATTAGACAATAATAAGATAATAGCCTATCCACTTGAGAACGCTCATATGAGATATTTTTCATTGCATTATATGACTGCAAAAAAGACTCAACCTGAGATCAAATTTTTTCTTGAATTTGTAAACAACGTAATTAAATAA
- a CDS encoding GNAT family N-acetyltransferase, which produces MFNIADDRIYMNDDNGKMIAEVTFQKPDEHTILIDHTFVDDCLRGQGIASKLMLEAVSYAKSNNKKIRATCSYALKWFGNNREEYKDLYIG; this is translated from the coding sequence ATGTTTAATATAGCTGATGATAGAATTTATATGAATGATGACAATGGTAAGATGATCGCTGAGGTTACTTTCCAAAAACCGGACGAACATACGATTCTCATAGATCACACCTTTGTAGATGACTGTTTGCGTGGTCAAGGAATTGCATCCAAACTTATGCTTGAAGCTGTAAGCTATGCAAAATCAAATAACAAAAAAATAAGGGCAACCTGTTCCTATGCTTTAAAATGGTTTGGGAACAATAGAGAAGAATATAAGGACCTCTATATAGGTTAA
- the queA gene encoding tRNA preQ1(34) S-adenosylmethionine ribosyltransferase-isomerase QueA — protein sequence MDVKDFWYDLPQELIAQDPLEDRASSRLLILDKEAGNISHKHFYDIIEYMDEGDCLVLNETKVIPARLMGVKKDTGAAIEILLLKRKTKTAWECLVKPGKKCKIGARIDFGDGVLCGTITDIVEEGNRIIDFEFEGIFEEILDKLGTMPLPPYITHALQDKNRYQTVYAKNEGSAAAPTAGLHFTKELLERIEKKGVKLAKVTLHVGLGTFRPVKVTDVNEHHMHSEFFQISKEAADIINSTKTNGKRVICVGTTSTRTIESAADENGHLEERSGWTDIFIYPGYKFKVLDALITNFHLPESTLVMLVSALAGRENILHAYEEAVNEKYRFFSFGDAMFIN from the coding sequence ATGGATGTAAAGGATTTTTGGTATGACTTGCCACAGGAACTTATAGCACAGGATCCTCTTGAAGACAGAGCTTCTTCAAGACTTCTGATACTTGATAAGGAAGCAGGAAATATAAGCCATAAGCATTTCTATGATATTATTGAATATATGGATGAGGGTGATTGTCTGGTACTTAATGAGACTAAAGTAATACCTGCAAGGCTTATGGGTGTAAAGAAGGATACCGGAGCTGCTATAGAGATACTTTTGTTGAAAAGAAAGACAAAGACCGCATGGGAATGCCTTGTAAAGCCGGGAAAGAAGTGCAAAATCGGAGCAAGGATTGATTTTGGTGATGGAGTGCTTTGTGGAACTATAACTGATATAGTTGAGGAAGGAAATAGAATAATAGATTTTGAGTTTGAGGGTATTTTTGAAGAGATATTGGATAAACTTGGAACTATGCCATTGCCACCATATATCACACATGCACTACAGGATAAAAACAGATATCAAACAGTATATGCTAAGAATGAGGGATCTGCAGCGGCACCTACGGCAGGACTTCACTTTACTAAAGAGCTGCTTGAGAGAATAGAGAAAAAAGGTGTTAAACTTGCAAAGGTCACACTTCATGTAGGACTTGGAACTTTTAGACCGGTAAAGGTGACGGATGTAAACGAACATCATATGCACTCGGAATTTTTTCAAATATCTAAGGAAGCCGCAGATATTATTAATTCAACAAAGACAAATGGCAAGAGAGTTATATGTGTCGGTACCACCAGTACCAGAACCATAGAAAGTGCGGCAGATGAAAATGGACATTTGGAAGAAAGATCAGGGTGGACGGATATATTTATTTATCCGGGATATAAGTTTAAAGTGTTAGATGCTCTAATTACAAACTTTCATTTACCAGAGTCTACTTTGGTGATGCTTGTAAGTGCATTGGCAGGAAGAGAGAACATATTACATGCATATGAGGAAGCTGTAAATGAGAAATATAGATTTTTCAGCTTCGGTGATGCAATGTTTATAAATTGA
- the pepT gene encoding peptidase T, translated as MERFVDRFLHYVKKNTRSDESRAGVVIPTTDSQMEFLKELAVELETIGLVDVKINTKNAFLTATLPANTDNAPVIGFIAHVDTAAFNAENISPQIHENYDGRDIALGNSGFVLSPKEFPNLKNYVGQTIITTDGTTLLGADDKAGVCEIVSAMEYLIENPQIKHGKLRVAFGCDEEVGVGSDHFDVEDFGCDFAYTMDGSSVGELQFECFNAAEAKIEILGKSVHPGDAKNKMINALTISRDIQMAMPLVCVPENTEGREGFIHLIEAHGNVENASLIYIIRDHNRELFENKKYIVKKICEEINSRYDIDRVKLSIHDEYRNMADIIKNDPRSVDIATKAMENLGIEVNKAPIRGGTDGSKISFMGLPTPNIFAGGENFHGRFEFVSVQSIQKAIDVIVEIAKIAVEG; from the coding sequence ATGGAAAGATTTGTAGATAGATTTTTACACTATGTAAAGAAAAATACCAGATCAGATGAGAGTAGGGCGGGAGTTGTTATTCCGACTACAGATTCACAGATGGAGTTTTTAAAGGAGCTTGCTGTGGAGCTTGAGACAATAGGACTTGTGGATGTGAAGATAAACACAAAGAATGCATTTCTTACAGCTACATTGCCGGCAAATACAGATAATGCCCCTGTGATAGGTTTTATTGCACATGTGGATACAGCTGCTTTTAATGCTGAGAATATTTCTCCACAGATACATGAAAACTATGATGGAAGAGATATAGCATTGGGAAATAGTGGATTTGTATTGTCACCAAAGGAATTTCCAAATTTGAAAAACTATGTGGGTCAAACAATTATAACCACTGACGGTACTACACTTTTGGGTGCAGATGACAAGGCCGGAGTATGTGAGATAGTCTCAGCTATGGAGTATTTGATAGAAAATCCACAGATAAAACATGGTAAGCTTAGAGTAGCTTTTGGTTGTGATGAGGAAGTTGGTGTGGGATCTGATCATTTTGATGTAGAGGACTTTGGCTGTGATTTTGCATATACTATGGATGGTAGTTCTGTAGGTGAGCTTCAGTTTGAATGTTTCAATGCTGCTGAGGCAAAAATAGAAATTTTGGGTAAAAGTGTTCATCCTGGAGATGCAAAGAATAAGATGATAAATGCACTTACCATATCCAGAGATATTCAAATGGCAATGCCTCTTGTATGCGTGCCGGAAAATACAGAGGGCAGAGAGGGCTTTATTCATTTGATAGAAGCACATGGTAATGTAGAAAATGCAAGCTTGATTTATATTATAAGAGATCACAATCGAGAGCTTTTTGAGAATAAAAAGTATATTGTTAAGAAGATATGTGAGGAAATAAACTCAAGATATGATATAGATAGGGTAAAGCTTTCTATTCATGATGAGTATAGAAACATGGCTGATATTATAAAGAATGATCCAAGAAGTGTGGATATTGCAACTAAGGCCATGGAAAATCTTGGTATAGAGGTGAATAAGGCTCCTATAAGAGGTGGAACTGATGGTTCTAAAATATCATTTATGGGATTGCCTACTCCAAATATTTTTGCGGGCGGTGAAAACTTCCATGGTAGGTTTGAATTTGTAAGCGTTCAGTCTATACAAAAAGCAATAGATGTTATTGTAGAGATAGCTAAGATAGCAGTTGAGGGGTAA
- the yedE gene encoding YedE family putative selenium transporter: protein MKNEKIVIGVVGIIIGIIAVALVMLGNPANMGFCIACFIRDTAGGLGLHRAEPVQYLRPEIMGLILGAFTVAFSRKEFSVKGGSSPISRFVLGFFVMIGCLMFLGCPFRMILRIAGGDLNAIVGLLGFVCGIGAGILFLNRGYSLGRTYKQEQVQGFVIPIVQIILLVLVITAPTFIFFTPADGGPGAKHAAVIVSLVAGLIVGGLAQYTRLCMVGGIRDFILFRETRLLIGFVAILVAAFVGTLAIGKFNLGFLEQPVAHSDGLWNFLGMVLAGYGCCLLGGCPLRQLVLTGEGNTDSAITFLGLLVGAAFSHNFALAASGKGPSANGKMAVIIGLIVVTIIAVANTMKKENA, encoded by the coding sequence ATGAAAAACGAAAAGATTGTCATTGGAGTGGTGGGTATAATTATCGGGATAATAGCAGTAGCCTTAGTGATGCTTGGAAATCCTGCCAATATGGGATTTTGTATTGCCTGTTTTATAAGGGATACAGCAGGAGGACTTGGGCTCCATAGAGCGGAGCCGGTACAGTACCTTAGACCTGAGATAATGGGACTTATTCTAGGTGCATTTACAGTGGCATTTAGTAGAAAAGAATTTAGTGTAAAGGGTGGCTCAAGCCCAATTTCAAGATTTGTATTGGGATTTTTTGTAATGATAGGTTGTCTTATGTTTCTGGGTTGTCCATTTAGAATGATTCTTCGTATAGCAGGCGGTGATCTGAATGCAATAGTAGGTCTTTTGGGATTTGTTTGTGGAATAGGAGCAGGTATTTTATTCTTAAACAGGGGTTATTCACTTGGTAGAACCTATAAGCAGGAGCAGGTACAAGGCTTTGTAATACCAATAGTACAGATAATATTATTGGTTTTAGTAATTACAGCACCTACATTCATCTTTTTTACGCCGGCTGATGGTGGTCCGGGAGCAAAACATGCAGCGGTTATAGTTTCACTTGTTGCAGGACTGATTGTTGGTGGATTGGCACAGTATACAAGACTTTGTATGGTTGGTGGTATAAGAGATTTTATTTTGTTTAGAGAAACAAGACTTTTGATTGGATTTGTGGCAATTCTTGTAGCGGCATTTGTGGGAACTTTGGCAATCGGAAAGTTCAATTTAGGATTTTTGGAGCAGCCGGTAGCACATAGTGACGGACTTTGGAATTTCCTTGGAATGGTACTGGCAGGATATGGCTGTTGCCTTTTAGGTGGATGTCCTCTTAGACAGCTTGTACTTACAGGTGAAGGAAATACAGATTCAGCTATTACTTTCTTGGGACTTTTGGTTGGGGCAGCATTTTCACATAACTTTGCTTTGGCTGCGTCAGGTAAGGGACCAAGTGCTAATGGTAAGATGGCGGTTATTATAGGATTGATTGTAGTAACAATAATTGCGGTAGCAAATACAATGAAGAAGGAGAACGCGTGA
- a CDS encoding GNAT family acetyltransferase → MNIRNARVSDLNRMLEIYSIARDYMKANGNANQWGDSYPDKRIIIKDIEDKISYVIEKNGVILACFAFIKGYENNYELEFTSDMEYGVIHRVASDGSVSGVARQIVSFAKEKSRILRIDTHKDNKTMQRAIESLGFNRLGIIYLDDGTQRILYELKEEI, encoded by the coding sequence ATGAATATAAGAAATGCAAGAGTCTCTGATTTGAATAGAATGCTTGAGATATATAGTATTGCCAGAGATTACATGAAAGCAAATGGCAATGCAAATCAATGGGGAGATAGCTATCCGGATAAGAGAATTATTATCAAGGATATAGAAGATAAAATAAGCTATGTAATAGAAAAGAACGGGGTGATATTGGCCTGTTTTGCCTTTATAAAAGGCTATGAAAATAACTATGAACTGGAGTTTACATCTGATATGGAGTATGGTGTAATACATAGAGTTGCAAGTGATGGAAGTGTGAGTGGAGTTGCAAGACAGATAGTAAGCTTTGCAAAGGAGAAAAGTAGAATTTTAAGAATAGATACTCATAAGGACAATAAGACTATGCAAAGGGCTATAGAAAGTCTTGGATTTAATAGACTTGGAATAATCTATTTGGATGATGGAACTCAAAGAATTTTGTATGAATTAAAGGAGGAGATATGA
- a CDS encoding DUF3343 domain-containing protein, with product MIEKYIATFFSHFGAIRFQRELKPYGIKGVIKPVPRSLSSSCGTCVEFEIDMTNKERLSDAVVSFENNNMFVNDKHNEIEQVVAITENGYEKVYMARQ from the coding sequence ATGATTGAAAAGTATATAGCTACTTTCTTTTCACATTTTGGAGCAATACGCTTTCAAAGGGAACTTAAGCCATATGGTATAAAGGGAGTAATAAAGCCGGTTCCAAGGTCGTTAAGTTCTTCCTGTGGAACCTGTGTAGAATTTGAAATAGATATGACGAATAAAGAAAGACTTTCTGATGCAGTAGTATCTTTTGAAAATAATAATATGTTTGTAAATGATAAACATAATGAGATAGAACAGGTCGTTGCTATTACAGAAAATGGATATGAGAAAGTGTATATGGCAAGGCAGTAA
- a CDS encoding RrF2 family transcriptional regulator codes for MKISTKGRYSLLVMIDLTENQSDDFIPLRDIAKRQDISEKYLESIIKLLVRHKLLVGLRGKGGGYKLTKRPNDITVGEVLRIAEENIMVDDEDTESMYRTSEYRTIDMWSRLSKIINEYFDSVSIADLIVEDPGNDFVI; via the coding sequence ATGAAAATTTCAACAAAAGGGCGTTATTCACTTCTTGTTATGATTGATTTGACAGAGAACCAGTCTGATGATTTCATACCACTTCGTGACATTGCCAAAAGACAGGATATCTCTGAAAAATACCTGGAAAGTATTATAAAACTTCTTGTAAGACATAAACTACTTGTAGGTTTACGTGGTAAAGGTGGTGGATACAAACTTACCAAAAGACCAAATGATATCACTGTAGGAGAAGTGCTTAGAATCGCAGAAGAGAATATCATGGTTGATGATGAAGATACTGAAAGCATGTATCGTACAAGTGAGTATCGTACTATTGATATGTGGAGTAGACTTTCGAAAATTATAAATGAATATTTCGACAGTGTTTCTATTGCAGATTTAATAGTTGAAGATCCCGGAAATGATTTTGTAATTTAA
- a CDS encoding L,D-transpeptidase family protein, with protein MKTRKGIVALIVLSMIIGLTSFSAYAAIVRKVSTSSYTPQQVTNEPPTRIYVSKLSKELTLIVDNKILGKWPCSMGEFSANGTKQRQGDRTTPTGDYYICVRNDKSAYHLSLGLSYPDKEAADRGFADGIISQEEKDAIYTAIDNKVCPPWNTALGGAIMIHGNYQKGIPTAGCVAVSNDVMDIIWPYGQLGIKVTVGP; from the coding sequence ATGAAGACAAGAAAAGGTATTGTGGCGTTAATAGTTTTATCTATGATTATCGGACTGACGAGTTTTAGTGCTTATGCCGCAATCGTAAGAAAGGTAAGCACAAGCAGCTATACACCACAGCAGGTTACAAATGAGCCTCCTACAAGGATATATGTAAGTAAGTTGAGCAAAGAACTTACACTTATTGTAGACAATAAGATACTGGGTAAGTGGCCATGCAGCATGGGTGAGTTTTCGGCAAATGGAACTAAACAAAGGCAGGGTGATAGAACTACACCAACAGGAGATTATTACATTTGTGTAAGAAATGATAAGAGTGCATATCATTTATCGCTAGGACTTTCTTATCCTGACAAAGAGGCAGCTGATAGAGGATTTGCAGATGGTATTATTTCTCAGGAAGAAAAAGATGCTATCTATACCGCTATTGATAATAAGGTATGTCCACCATGGAATACAGCACTTGGCGGTGCGATAATGATTCATGGAAACTATCAAAAGGGTATACCTACAGCAGGTTGTGTAGCTGTAAGTAATGATGTAATGGATATTATCTGGCCATATGGGCAGCTTGGGATCAAGGTTACAGTAGGACCATAA
- a CDS encoding GNAT family N-acetyltransferase, translating into MIREVKLDDLDRLSEIEAASYPKAEAAGKESIRKRMESFPECFWILEEDGIIKSFINGMATDEADLTDIMYDDAKLHKKDGEWQMIFSVVTDEAYRGCGLAREVMNRVITDSKARGRKGIVLTCKDRLRGFYGEFGYVDEGISQSNHGDTIWYKMRLTF; encoded by the coding sequence ATGATCAGAGAAGTAAAATTAGATGATTTGGACAGACTGTCGGAGATAGAAGCGGCTTCTTATCCAAAAGCTGAAGCGGCAGGAAAAGAGAGTATAAGAAAAAGAATGGAGAGTTTTCCGGAGTGTTTTTGGATATTGGAAGAGGATGGAATTATAAAGAGCTTTATTAATGGTATGGCAACTGATGAAGCTGATTTAACAGATATTATGTATGATGATGCTAAATTGCATAAGAAAGATGGCGAATGGCAGATGATATTTTCAGTGGTAACAGATGAGGCATACAGAGGATGTGGACTTGCAAGAGAGGTGATGAATAGGGTTATAACAGATTCAAAGGCTAGAGGCAGAAAGGGTATAGTGCTAACTTGCAAGGATAGACTTAGAGGTTTTTATGGAGAATTTGGCTATGTAGATGAGGGGATATCACAGTCAAATCATGGGGATACTATCTGGTATAAAATGAGACTTACATTCTAA
- a CDS encoding biotin--[acetyl-CoA-carboxylase] ligase, whose amino-acid sequence MLKNEVLKILLSNKSHVSGQNISKYLGVSRTAIWKAVSTLKKDGYNIESVNNKGYLLLNKNETLSRVEIEQCINAYNYSNPPKIIYLNEVDSTNNYAKKVSDSLNADFLVVSDMQTLGKGRLGRSWDSPSGSSIFMSLCIKPDIAIEKASIITLVMAVSLCEAIEEIYSIEPLIKWPNDIVFNSKKISGILTEMSSDMDGIKYIISGVGINVNNKDFPDNIKETASSLFLETGILMDRARLIASTVYHFYNNFNIFLKTEDMTDLKEKYEKHLANIGKEVKILDPKNKYTATALGIDESGALLVNTDGKIKRIISGEVSVRGLYGYV is encoded by the coding sequence ATGTTAAAAAATGAAGTTTTAAAAATTCTGCTTTCAAATAAAAGCCATGTATCAGGACAGAATATCTCAAAATATCTTGGTGTATCAAGAACAGCAATATGGAAAGCTGTTTCTACACTAAAAAAAGATGGATACAATATAGAATCCGTCAATAATAAGGGCTACTTGCTCTTAAACAAAAATGAGACACTAAGTCGTGTAGAAATCGAACAATGCATAAATGCTTATAACTATTCGAATCCTCCAAAAATCATTTATTTAAATGAAGTTGACTCTACCAACAATTATGCCAAAAAAGTTTCTGACTCGCTAAATGCTGATTTTTTAGTGGTTTCAGATATGCAAACTCTTGGTAAAGGTAGACTTGGAAGAAGCTGGGATTCTCCAAGTGGAAGCAGTATTTTCATGAGTTTATGTATTAAACCTGATATTGCTATAGAAAAAGCATCTATTATTACTCTTGTAATGGCTGTTTCTCTATGCGAGGCGATAGAAGAAATATATTCTATCGAACCTCTAATCAAATGGCCAAATGATATAGTCTTTAATTCAAAGAAGATCTCCGGCATACTTACAGAAATGAGTTCTGATATGGATGGTATCAAATATATTATTTCCGGAGTTGGAATCAATGTAAATAATAAGGATTTTCCTGATAATATAAAGGAAACAGCATCATCTCTTTTTCTTGAAACAGGTATATTAATGGATAGGGCAAGATTAATCGCAAGCACTGTATATCATTTCTATAATAATTTTAATATTTTTCTAAAAACTGAGGATATGACTGATCTGAAGGAAAAGTATGAAAAGCATTTAGCCAATATTGGCAAGGAAGTGAAGATACTTGATCCCAAAAATAAATATACTGCTACAGCACTGGGTATTGATGAAAGCGGTGCTTTACTTGTGAATACAGATGGTAAGATAAAAAGAATTATCAGTGGAGAAGTCAGTGTAAGGGGATTATATGGCTATGTATAA
- a CDS encoding aminotransferase class V-fold PLP-dependent enzyme, producing the protein MKRIYFDNAATSYPKPTSVLDSMLEYIKYIGSNVNRSSYGFSYEAEDILYETRQILCNMFNGDDCKNVVFTANITTSLNIILKGLLKSGDHILTSSMEHNAVMRPLSQLSLSGINYDTFPCFSDGSVDISSLSSMLKTNTKAIVITHASNVCGTLMPIFEIGRFCKENNLYFVVDSAQTAGLFPIDMQTMNIDALAFTGHKALLGPQGIGGFILKENMIKLIDPILSGGTGSISHTLDIPEFMPDRFEAGTLNIPGIYGLNASLKYIHEIGMDTILNKELTLTKNFLDELSDIKKIRVYGRSDIIDRAAVVSIDVADMDLSDIAYTLDDKYGIQTRVGLHCAPIAHSTLGTYPRGTVRFSFGHNNNSEEIKHCIQALKEIIYGI; encoded by the coding sequence TTGAAAAGAATTTATTTTGATAATGCAGCCACATCATATCCCAAGCCAACATCAGTTTTAGATTCAATGCTTGAATATATCAAATATATCGGTTCCAATGTAAATCGTTCAAGTTATGGTTTCTCATACGAGGCCGAAGACATATTGTATGAAACCCGACAAATTTTATGTAATATGTTTAATGGTGATGATTGCAAAAATGTAGTTTTCACTGCAAATATAACCACATCTTTGAATATAATCTTAAAAGGACTGTTGAAATCCGGAGACCATATATTGACTTCATCTATGGAACATAATGCTGTAATGAGACCTTTATCACAACTATCTTTAAGCGGTATAAATTATGATACATTTCCATGTTTTAGTGACGGTTCAGTAGATATTTCTTCGCTTTCATCTATGTTAAAGACAAATACTAAAGCTATCGTTATTACACATGCTTCTAATGTATGTGGCACATTAATGCCCATATTTGAAATAGGCAGGTTTTGCAAAGAAAACAATTTATACTTTGTAGTGGATTCAGCACAGACTGCAGGGCTTTTTCCTATTGATATGCAAACTATGAATATAGATGCTCTTGCATTCACAGGACATAAAGCATTGCTTGGACCACAGGGTATTGGTGGTTTTATTTTAAAAGAAAATATGATCAAACTTATAGATCCCATCTTGTCCGGCGGAACAGGCAGTATATCTCACACTTTGGATATTCCGGAATTCATGCCTGACAGATTTGAAGCCGGCACATTAAATATTCCGGGAATATATGGACTTAATGCCTCATTAAAATATATACATGAAATCGGTATGGATACTATACTAAATAAAGAGCTAACTCTAACAAAGAATTTTTTGGACGAACTTTCTGATATCAAGAAGATCAGGGTATATGGGAGAAGTGATATTATTGATAGAGCTGCTGTTGTTTCTATTGATGTTGCTGATATGGACTTATCAGATATTGCCTATACTCTTGATGATAAATATGGCATACAAACAAGAGTCGGACTGCATTGTGCACCTATAGCTCATAGCACACTGGGCACTTATCCAAGAGGAACTGTAAGGTTTTCATTTGGACATAATAATAATTCAGAAGAAATAAAACATTGTATACAAGCATTAAAGGAGATAATTTATGGAATTTAG